A portion of the Juglans microcarpa x Juglans regia isolate MS1-56 chromosome 1D, Jm3101_v1.0, whole genome shotgun sequence genome contains these proteins:
- the LOC121256730 gene encoding imidazoleglycerol-phosphate dehydratase 1, chloroplastic isoform X1 has translation MELAAPPRLVYYPNSSPLPKHSVKVSQRPLASTPTSFAEHPSFSLNSGLLLRTSRYPHRLVACAASVADNGSTITASPSGAGARIGEVKRVTKETNVAVKINLDGSGVAENNTGIPFLDHMLDQLASHGLFDVHVKATGDIHIDDHHTNEDVALAIGTAFLQALGDRKGINRFGDFSAPLDEALVHVALDLSGRPHLGYDLRIPTQRVGAYDTQLVEHFFQSLVNTSGMTLHIRQLAGRNSHHIIEATFKAFARALRQATEYDPRRHGTVPSSKGVLSRS, from the exons ATGGAGCTTGCCGCGCCTCCTCGTCTTGTATACTACCCCAACTCATCTCCGCTGCCAAAACATAGTGTTAAGGTTTCTCAGAGACCTCTCGCTTCCACTCCCACCTCGTTTGCTGAACACCCGTCTTTCTCTCTGAATAGTGGCCTACTCCTGAGAACGTCGCGGTACCCACACAGACTGGTTGCCTGCGCTGCATCGGTCGCTGATAATGGCTCGACGATTACAGCTTCTCCTAGCGGCGCag GGGCTCGGATTGGGGAAGTCAAAAGGGTCACAAAGGAGACAAATGTAGCGGTCAAAATAAACTTGGATGGTTCGGGGGTTGCTGAAAATAATACTGGGATTCCCTTCCTTGATCACATGTTGGAT CAACTTGCGTCGCATGGGCTGTTCGATGTGCATGTGAAGGCTACCGGGGACATCCACATTGATGATCATCACACAAATGAAGATGTTGCTCTTGCCATCGGAACG GCTTTTTTGCAGGCACTTGGGGATAGGAAAGGAATAAATCGTTTTGGTGACTTCTCCGCTCCTCTTGATGAAGCACTAGTACATGTTGCGCTG GATTTATCAGGCCGACCACATTTAGGTTATGATCTGCGAATACCTACTCAGAGAGTTGGAGCTTATGACACTCAG ttGGTGGAGCACTTTTTCCAGTCACTGGTGAATACTTCTGGCATGACACTTCACATACGCCAG CTTGCTGGAAGAAATTCGCACCATATAATTGAAGCAACCTTCAAAGCTTTTGCAAGAGCTCTTCGACAAGCAACAGAATATGACCCACGTCGCCATGGGACTGTTCCAAG
- the LOC121256730 gene encoding imidazoleglycerol-phosphate dehydratase, chloroplastic isoform X2: MELAAPPRLVYYPNSSPLPKHSVKVSQRPLASTPTSFAEHPSFSLNSGLLLRTSRYPHRLVACAASVADNGSTITASPSGAGARIGEVKRVTKETNVAVKINLDGSGVAENNTGIPFLDHMLDQLASHGLFDVHVKATGDIHIDDHHTNEDVALAIGTAFLQALGDRKGINRFGDFSAPLDEALVHVALDLSGRPHLGYDLRIPTQRVGAYDTQLVEHFFQSLVNTSGMTLHIRQYVDFG; this comes from the exons ATGGAGCTTGCCGCGCCTCCTCGTCTTGTATACTACCCCAACTCATCTCCGCTGCCAAAACATAGTGTTAAGGTTTCTCAGAGACCTCTCGCTTCCACTCCCACCTCGTTTGCTGAACACCCGTCTTTCTCTCTGAATAGTGGCCTACTCCTGAGAACGTCGCGGTACCCACACAGACTGGTTGCCTGCGCTGCATCGGTCGCTGATAATGGCTCGACGATTACAGCTTCTCCTAGCGGCGCag GGGCTCGGATTGGGGAAGTCAAAAGGGTCACAAAGGAGACAAATGTAGCGGTCAAAATAAACTTGGATGGTTCGGGGGTTGCTGAAAATAATACTGGGATTCCCTTCCTTGATCACATGTTGGAT CAACTTGCGTCGCATGGGCTGTTCGATGTGCATGTGAAGGCTACCGGGGACATCCACATTGATGATCATCACACAAATGAAGATGTTGCTCTTGCCATCGGAACG GCTTTTTTGCAGGCACTTGGGGATAGGAAAGGAATAAATCGTTTTGGTGACTTCTCCGCTCCTCTTGATGAAGCACTAGTACATGTTGCGCTG GATTTATCAGGCCGACCACATTTAGGTTATGATCTGCGAATACCTACTCAGAGAGTTGGAGCTTATGACACTCAG ttGGTGGAGCACTTTTTCCAGTCACTGGTGAATACTTCTGGCATGACACTTCACATACGCCAG TATGTTGATTTTGGTTGA